A window of Macaca mulatta isolate MMU2019108-1 chromosome 7, T2T-MMU8v2.0, whole genome shotgun sequence genomic DNA:
AGGgaccttcttcctttctcctgccCTCTGTCCCCTGTCCCAGTCCATAACCCCCTCTGGGAGCTCACCTTCCTCCCTTGGGTAGTCCTCCTTCCTTGCCCTGCCTCCCCTCAGGCCAGCTTGCTGACCACTCACCTGGATGTGCTGGGCTCCTGTCTCCTCTGGGCTCCCTGGGTAGTAGCCGTGAGGCCCATCAACAGGAACTGGGCCCTGACCCTGCAGCAGCTCCATGGCATCTTCAGGACTCAGCCCCAGTGCCTCCCCAGACCCCAGCTGCTGCTGCAGGGTAGCCAGCCAGTACAGCTCCTCCAGGCCTGGCCGGGTGCCCTCGGTCgcccccaccatgcctggttcacTGAAGGTGGGTGAAGGAGGCACTGAGCTGTAAGGTGTGGAGCCCAGTGAGGCTGTAGGGGGGCCAGGACGGCCCTCAGAGGGCTCCCGCTTTACCTCAAACTTCATCAAGTCAAAGTCATTGACATATTCCATGGCCAGGGGACTGGGGGGCAGGGCCATTCTGGAGCTGGGCTGGGAGGGGTGCACCTGCAAAGAGGAGGAGAGGTCTGGAGCACATGGAGGCCACCTGCCATCCCCTCTTCACCAAGTCCTTCCCTCAAAGCCCAAGTGCCCTGGAGCAAGAGTTTGGGAAAGCCAGAGGGATGGTGCAGCTCTGTTCACTGCACAGTCCCCGCCAGGCTAAGGAGTAACCTTTCAGAGGGCAGGGGCTCCTGATAGGGGACGAGCAGCTGAATTCCTGAAGGAGGAAAAGGACAGCACAGCCTCTCGCCCCACTGATGCCTCAGGATCTATGAAAAGCAAGAGCAGTATGGCAGTACTCCCAACCCTAGTGCTGAGACATGCCGAGAGGTCTGTCATCTCAAGAGGCATCATTCCACTTccaagccattttttaaaattgcttaatTAACTGTGACAGAGTGAGTGTATATTTTAGGACAGTGGGAAGGCATGTAtgctgtgaattttaaaatacaaggaTAATGTGTTGTTATacctctctgtctctcaaagCACTCAGGGAAGTGTCTTGCCTATAGAAGCCCCTCGGTGTACATTTGTTCCATGGATTAATCAATCAATGAATCCCTTTTGTAGGGGCAAGAGGCTttatatggaaaaaagaaaggtcCAAGAATTAGTTCTAGAAAGATCAGGATCACCTGGCCACCATCTTTTCTCAAGGCCAGTCTCTCCAAGGGGAACCGACCAAGACTGATTTTCCTTCTTCTATTCACAACTTGTTATGTTGTGTGAACTTGAGCAGATCACCTTCACCCTTCTGACCCGTTTTCCGTTCTGTTCAATGAGAGCAGTTAGACTTTGTAACATACACCAAAGAGTGTTCTCTGGAACACCCAAGAAGAGGTCTGTGCTCAGATAATTTTGAGAAATGTTGCCTCCTATCCTCACCTCTTACAGATTCACATAGCACAAGAGCATATTAACCTGAGCGATCCTTTAGTAAACCATCTGTTCAAGTTCAACAAAAAGTGTCCTCAACTTATGTCACCAAGGAGCTCTCCTGTCTGTTATCAACCATGGGGCACATGTTCACCTGAGGAACTTCTGGCTGGGTGGCCTCAGATACCCTTCCCAGCCTTGAAGTTCAAGCTCTAGTCCAGCTCCCAATTCCAGTaactcccaccccatccccagaaGGTGTGCGGCAGGGAGTGTTCATCCCCAGGGCTTAGACTTCAGCTCCTTCTTGATTCCCCAAGCCTAGGTAGCCCTCTTTCCAACCACATCGCTGACCCCCAGGCTCTACCCACAGAGGCAAGAGTAAGACCCAGGCCTCTCTCTTCCTGTTCCAGGGCAGGGTGGTTGCCCTCTCTGTGGAACCTGTCACCCTTGAGAGGACAGAGGGGATGGAAACAGACACAGATTAAAGGAACTGGGTCTTGGCAGAAAGGAGATGGTGAGACACTGAGAGAGGTATCCAGAAAGAATTGGATGTACAGAAGGAGTAGTGGGGAAGGTTGTTTATCTTTCTGATGTGAGAGCAGTGAGGGACACAGGCCAGTCAGGGTGGCAATGGAGTAAGGTACCAAAGTCTGAGGATTCTTGAAAACAGACAACAAAGAGCAGGTGTTGAAAGAGGGGGTTCTAGGTGAGTGGCCTGGCACCGAGGTAGGCCCTGGATATACTCACTTTAGAAATGGCAGAGAGGATGTGGTCAGTGCCAGAGCCAGACAGGCACAGCTTCCCAGGAGACTGAAGGCTCCATGGAGCAGGGCCTGGTGCCTCTGCTCAGCTCCAGGGGGCTGTGGGCACAGAGCCCAAAGGGCATTCTTAAAGGGCCAGCTCTCTGAGGTCATCTGTGGTCCTGGGGCCTCCAACCAATGAGGTAAGGAGATCATTTGCATATCTTAttggcctggggttgggggaaatggagagagaggagagtaCAAGTATGTTTATTCTCAAAGAAGGAAAGGGGGCATCTTCCCCAACAAAGCTCCTCACTGATGATCCGACTCCCAAGTGCTCAGTTTCCCAGTTCGGACAGTCACATGGGTCTCAAACACCACACCTCCATGTGAACACAACCCTCAGCCCTAGTCATGCATAGCCTGGGACTGGAAAAAGAAGACCAGACAAACTCCCAGGACCCCCACCTTCCAAGACCCTGCAGCCCCTCGTCtgtctttggagactataagctCTCCCAGGCCCACTCTCACCTGGCCTATTGGGTCTGTGTCCTATTTTCAAGAATCCTCACATTTCTGCCTCTGCCCCACCTTCATGCTGACTGGTCTTATGCCCCTCATAGCCGTTGCATCAGAAAGGAAAGCAACTTTTCCCACAGAGGATCTCCAGGACTTGACCATCCCATATTTTGTCTCTCCCATTCTTGCTGATCCAGCCCCAGGACAGGCAGCCCAGCTTGGAAGAAGGAGTAGGAGAAAGGAGAACAGGGAACTCTGTTCCTTCCTTCTGGGCCTCAAGGGACACTGAAATCTAATCACCACCAGTCCATCGGAGACACTTTTGTGACTGGCCTCACATGCCCTCTGCTTTCTCTCACCTtttccctgtgtgtgtctctgcccctctctcctcctctctcactCATTCTAGTTCCCAGATGGCTGGGGGGTGACCTACATTTTCAGCCTAATCCCCTAACACCTCTTAGAGCTATCATCCCTGAGTAGGAGTGGGAACAGGGATACTAGGAATTATCCAAGGAGATGTTTAAACCTGTCCGAAGCTGTTTAAATAGGGTCTATGGAGTTAAAGGCCACTCCCTACCTTCTGAGGCCACCCAAATACTCCCATGGGGTTAATAGGTCCTCTTTCTCAACACAGAGGCCTGGGTGTCCATCAGATCCCAAAGGTCATCACTTATAAAACTTAACTTGGTCCCAGCCTTAGATGTTGGGGAAGAGCTGGCAGATACAGATTATCTAAGATGGTGGTTTCTGAAGTGTGGTCCCCAGAGCAGCAACATCcatatcacctgggaacttgctagaaatACATGTTATCTGG
This region includes:
- the NRL gene encoding neural retina-specific leucine zipper protein isoform X1, with product MALPPSPLAMEYVNDFDLMKFEVKREPSEGRPGPPTASLGSTPYSSVPPSPTFSEPGMVGATEGTRPGLEELYWLATLQQQLGSGEALGLSPEDAMELLQGQGPVPVDGPHGYYPGSPEETGAQHIQLAQRFSDAALVSMSVRELNRQLRGCGRDEALRLKQRRRTLKNRGYAQACRSKRLQQRRGLEAERARLAAQLDALRAEVARLARERDLYKARCDRLTSSGPGPGSGELSHLFL